The DNA window CAGTTCGGTTTTACATTTGATGTTCCGCCGGGTTTTGTCCTAACGCAGCGTTCGGACCAAGGCGCGGCTTTTCAAGGCGAAAACGATGCCTTCCTTGCTGTGTGGGGTGCCAGACTCGGGAACGCCAGTTTTCCCGCTGAGATCGAGCACCGCATGATTGAGGACGAAAAGGTCGGTTGGAAGCTGACCTACCGTCGCGTCACCCCGAGGTGGGCGAGTTACTCGGGCATTAAGGATGGCCAGATTCGATATGTCCGCGCTATAGCGATCTGCAACGACCGTGCCGCACTCTTCACCATAAATTACAGCAGATCGGAAAAAGTCCCGTATGACCCAGTTGTTGTTCGGATGGTGCGATCCCTGAAAGCGGATGGTTGCTAGAATAGGTCTTGGGCTTTGAGCAGAACCAAGCCTGCGAAGGTTTGGACGTTCTGATCTCTGATCGACGCAGTCATGCGGATGGACCGATCAGCCGAATAAAAGGCGCCTTTTCCCGGTGATGGTCTCGATCGATTTCAACAGGGCTCATGGACCTTACGAAGCGCGCGGTAGTGCACCGAACCCGATATGCCGGCAGGGCGTCAAATCACGCCGAGTTCGTTGCGTTGTCGCTGGGACCTAGACAGATTACACATTGATAAAATCCAGACAGTTTTATCGATCTTGTCAACTTGTGGATAACTATGCTTCGTGTTGTACCGGACTTCGGCCCGAAGCCCTATAAGACTAAGTACCATTGAAATAAATGCAATGGTCCTACACCTGTGACTAGGCGGAACGGCTTAGGCTTTAGTTAGTTGTTTCTCCAAATTCGGAGAAAACAGATGGATAAAAGCATTGGTCAAGCGCGTTGGTTGCTCGCGCCAATTTTCGCGACAGCCGTCACCTTTCTGGTGATGGGTATGGTGCTTGGCTGACATCTCATGAATTGGCGCAGCCACGTCCCTTCCTGCGCTGATAGGACCCGCCAGCCACTGCGGTGGCGGCGGGTCCTCGATAGACCTGCGCTGGAGCTTCATTCGGCAAGCCCTGCGCCTTGTTCCGCAAACGATAACTTGGGAGGCATTAATGGATAGGCGATCCTTCTTGACAGCAATGTTTGGCGTGGCCGGGGCAGCAGCTCTCGCAGTTACTCTTCGGCCAATCGAAACCATGGCTGGTGTTCCAGGCGCTGGAAGCGGTGTCCTCGATGAACTTGACGCCCCACGAACCGAGGCCATCGACGAAGATCCCCAGGCAGAAGTGCAGCAAGTGTACCATCGGCACTGGCACCATCGCCGCTATCACCGCCGGCGGGGTTGGAGACGGGTTTGTAGGAGATACTGGCGACATGGTCGCCGCCGCGTCCGGTGCTATCGCAGACGCGGCCCTTCAGTCGTCCTGCGATTTTAGCTTGTGACTGTTGCTCCTTGGCCCGTTCCGGCTCAACGCCGAGAACGGGCCACGAGGTCTCCTCGATGCGATAAAGAACCGCGATGGCTGGGGATGGGCCTAGCTTGGCGGATTCTCACGCGCAGTAAGGCTACGGCGCCGAGCGCGGTTATCAGGGTTGAGGCGACACGGTTGCCTCATTGCAGGATTCCGCGAAGCATGAGCGCTTGCTGCCGATCTCTCATCGTACGCACAATGGGCGCGCTTTGTCCCCCCACAAAGGCCGGGGCATAGCCCGGCGTGCCAAATCCTGTGTCACCCTCGATAAGCAGGCCGGGCTATCTAGGAATTCGGAACATTGCTGGTTGCTAAAGGTTGATGCGAGCGGTAGGCGGTGCCCTCCATTGCCTGCCGAAGATCGGGCCTCCGATCGGCCCGCGCTCTCCCACAGAGGCGCGGGCTTTCACGATTTCTGTAATTGGTAAAAACCGTCCAAAAACTCCACTTGAAAGACCGATAAAATCGGTCTTATAAATCCCGGAATTTTTCCTGTCCTGGCGCGAGGCATTGCGATGGACGGCACAGTCAAAAACACCCAAAACTAAACGGTTGTAGTGAACGAAGCCTGCGGCGAATGGTTTGTCCGCATGGTCGAGGGAAAGCGGGCGAGGAAGACCCGCGCCTGCATCTCAACTAGGTCACGCGGTTATAGAACGCTTCGTTCACCTTGAGTACGGGATGCGTTCTTCCCTAGTGGAATGTCTTTAAACGGAACCTAATAAAAGCCGCGCGCTTTATCCACTCATGAGCACACGCGGCACCAACTTCCTTCACAAGTGGCTTCCGGCAACGTCGCCGAAACGGTCGGCGCCGACATCTATCTCAGTTGCCGAGTTCACTCAAAATCTATTCGCCGACCCCAAATGATCGGGATAAGCAGCGTCGAGATCTAGGAGGAGACCGGCTTGTCTACGAGACTATCCCCGACGCGGATGCCAGCTTGGCTGACTAAAGCCATGCCCTGCAACCCATGCCCAGCGTCGGGGTCGCGTTCTGTTTCGTCGGCATCGTGGTGGCACTGGCGTGATATGGTGGATGGAGTTGTAGTGGATCGGCCGCTTCATCATCACCCTCACCACGCTTTCAGCCGACCATCAGGAGCATCACCCCCAAAGGCTACTTCTTGGTGATGTTGCCGTTGTTCAGGTCAAAGGCCTCAATGCCGCGCGTCTGGGCATAAAAATCGTCCTGCAGTGCTCCCCATTCTCCGAGGTAGCCACCGCACTTCCTGCAGTGAATCGGCGTGTGCTCTTCAGCACCCGCGGGAATGTCCATCTGGATCGTCCCGCACGCCTTACAATCCAGTTTGTGGTCGAGCCGCTTGTTATCCATTGGATGTGTTTAGCGACCGCCCGGCGACCCGTCTACATGCCTATTGACGCATGGTCCGATGTGCTTTTCTCGCGGCGACCGGAACGAAAACAGTGCTCCGCCGTTCGCTCCTGGAATTGCCAGGGGGGTACCTATGCACGACCCGTTTTTTGCAGTTCCAATCATGGTTGAAACGGAAAAGGTGGGGGAGTTTCGCACCTTGAGCAGCGTCTCCGAGGTCGCCATTTTCATGATGGAATGCTGGCCGGAATCGCACGGGCGAAGATATCGGGCTGCACTTCAGGCCTGCACGGGCCCTCTGGGTACAGCCGAAGATGTTGAGAATGCTCGGCGCGCCTTTCTGACGGCTGCCAAGGAAGCTGGGCTGAATGTGAAGGCTGTTTCGGTACAGGATGATGCTCCATTGCCCCGCTCACTTGAGCAGCCCAAGTCGTCCTACATCGCCGATCAGAAACGACGCGACCGCGGGGATAGGGAGGAGCAGGAGGATTTTCTCGTCCGGTTCCTCGCGCGGGAAACAGGCATCACCGAGGCGCAGGCCCGTGGACTGATCAAAGTGATTGGCACGGATAGATCATCATTGCTGGGAGAGGCCAGAATATTGAAGGAGCGGTAGTCATGCGAAGGCGCGGCGCCTCCATCAGGACGTCAGTATGGCATTCCAGTTCTAAGAAAGAGGAGCGCCTTGCCGCCCCGTAAGCGAACATACCGTCTACAGATCATGCTCAATGCCGAGGAACTCGCCGTCTTGGACGCTTGGCGGTTTGAGAAAAGAATGTCGAGCCGATCTGACGCGGTGCGGGAGTTGCTTCGGCTCGGTCAGTCGGCGACCGGATATGATGGACTGCAAGGGGCGCGATCCGTCGATTTCGGAATTCTCGATCCACCGCACCGAACCTCCTAAAACACCTGCTGGAAAAGACGGCCTTGGCTAAGAAGGATTGGCTGCAGATGTCCCGCTCCAGTCCTTCACAGCGCCATCCAAGGCCATTCTGATGTCGTCCGGACTATCGATCCCGCCGCTAAAAAGAGCGATCAGGCGCCGCGCCAGATGCTCCCGTGCTGGGTGGGAGCCTTCGATCCCGGCCTGCTCGCAATAGTCGTCCAAAATCCTGGTGAGTGTTGCCAACTGTATTTCGTCAGCCGTTCCGCGAATGGTCATCTCGCATACTCCCTCAGAGGGCGAAAGCGTGATCGACTCTTTCAAGCGCTCGTTGCCGTTAAAGACCGAGCGACGGCCCAACTGTACGCTTCCGACATTCGGGTAGCGAGTCAAATCCGCAGGTACCGATGCAAAGTAAATAATCTGCAGCCCTATAGTTAATGGACGTGAACTTGTTTAAGTGCTTAAACAAGTTTGTCATCAGCCATTGTACGGGCGCTGGTGCTTGAGAGAGCATAACATTCTCCCGCCCCAGCGGGAGCTATGCAGTGACAATCAGCCAGCCAAACATATTTCGGGGATCCCGATCGCGAACAGGGACGGCACGATCTCAGTCCTTGCTACGCTGCCTCAAATGGCCGACGCCTTGGCGAACGACTGGCCATCCGATGGCCCAATGTTTCTAGCCGCCCTTGCCGCCTTGGTGGGGGAACGGGCGGGATGTTGCAGCACAAGGGAAGTTCACCGAGCCTTCATAGCGGCGGCCATTGAAGCCGAATGCCTTCCCGACAGCTACATGAAGAATTGAGCACGAAATGCCTCTCACGCTCCGGACGACACTTTGCGAGACAAGAGATGCGCTGCACGTGCTGCGAAGGGCCTTGTTTGTCCGCGGGCATACCGCTGCAATGGAAGAGATCGATTCCCTCATCGGCGTCGCCCAAGATAAGGCGGTCCAGGCAATCGGCGTCATTGATCGCGCAGCGGTTCATCCCGCGGACACGGCAGCTATTGTCCTGCCGATCGCTCAGCACGCGAACCTTGGCGAGCTTCGCGATCAAGGCATGGGCCTCAGCGTATATTGCGGCAATCCCCGATGCGGTCATCTACGTCCGCTCGATCTCGATGGTCTAATTGAGACCTACGGAACGCACTATGATTTCATCACCGAAAAGCGGCTGGCATCGAAGCTTGTCTGCAAACGCTGCCAGAATGTTGGAGGGAGGCTGGTCG is part of the Mesorhizobium loti genome and encodes:
- a CDS encoding DUF982 domain-containing protein, whose product is MVETEKVGEFRTLSSVSEVAIFMMECWPESHGRRYRAALQACTGPLGTAEDVENARRAFLTAAKEAGLNVKAVSVQDDAPLPRSLEQPKSSYIADQKRRDRGDREEQEDFLVRFLARETGITEAQARGLIKVIGTDRSSLLGEARILKER
- a CDS encoding DUF982 domain-containing protein codes for the protein MADALANDWPSDGPMFLAALAALVGERAGCCSTREVHRAFIAAAIEAECLPDSYMKN